In Zingiber officinale cultivar Zhangliang chromosome 3A, Zo_v1.1, whole genome shotgun sequence, the DNA window TACTAACTTGAACGTCGAAAGGTCTTGCCAAGGATCCCCACCTTGATCTTTAGCCATTAACGCTATATTAGATCATCAGATTGTGCACAGGATCGTTGAAGTGCTTCCCCGGATCTTGAAAATCTTCCATCGGTCAACAACGAATCATCCATCAAAACCAACGTACCATCTCCCTAACCTTCAAATAGGATCACCACCAAATTGGAGATAGTTTCCGCATCAACACACAAGATAAAATTATGCTTCCTCCATTTCCGAGGCTGTTAAAATCATGCATCCATCACGAGCAATCTTAAGGTCAACTACCATTTACAACGCTATAATTGGCGCTTAATTTCAGAAGGTTGGACAAGGCCTTCCAACACAACAAGCTGATCCAGCAGAGCGAGCTTCTCATCCTCCAGAGCTTTGACATCTGCATCGACCTCGTCGAGCTCTCTATCCAGTGAGAAGTTTTCCTCCTCCAGCAGGAGATACTTGTGTCTCAATGCCCTGTACTCGTCGCTTGATCCAGAAGGATCGAGCAAGGAATCAGATGGGGAAACACCGCTCTGCAGGATTGGCTTGTATCTCTTCCGTGGCCTTTTGGATAGATTGGATGCTTCTTTGCCCCCTGTAGAGTCTCCCTTGTCTTCGACTACGGCAGCCTTTTGCTTCActggtttcttcttcttttctggcTTCACGCTGGAGGGTGGTTCATC includes these proteins:
- the LOC122050978 gene encoding uncharacterized protein LOC122050978; translation: MQDRPITMMDEPPSSVKPEKKKKPVKQKAAVVEDKGDSTGGKEASNLSKRPRKRYKPILQSGVSPSDSLLDPSGSSDEYRALRHKYLLLEEENFSLDRELDEVDADVKALEDEKLALLDQLVVLEGLVQPSEIKRQL